A region of the Thermodesulfobacteriota bacterium genome:
AGATAGGCCAGGACTCCGAACGCTCCCAGGTTCATGAAGGTGTATGCAAAAAGGTAATAGAACACACTGCTTAAGCCCAGTTCTTTTCCTCCATAGGCGGACACTACTCCTATAAGAGCATATCCGGCGTGAGCGATGCTTGAATAGGCCAGCATACGTTTTATGCTGGTCTGAACAACGGCGGCCAGGTTCCCTATGGTCATGGTGAAGAGAGAAACGACCCATAGAACCTGCGTCCAGTTGGTTTCTAATCCGGAGAATCCCTCGAATAGAACCCTTATCAGGATGGCGAATGCCGCTGCTTTAACCCCTACGGACATAAATCCGGTTACGGTAACCGGGGCTCCCTCGTAGATGTCCGGGACCCATTGGTGAAGGGGAAACGCGCCAATCTTGAAAATAAACCCGGCTAGGATGAGCGCAGTACCGGCTATGTATAGCGGGTTATTTATATCAAACCGGGATGCTATCTGGTCCAGAAATATCGTTCCCGATGCCCCGTAGACCAGGGCTATTCCGTAGAGCAGTATGGCCGAAGAGAACCCTCCCAGGACGAGATACTTTATTCCGGACTCGGCCGAGCGTACCGATGCCCGGTTAAAACCGGAGAGCACGTAAACGGAGACGGACATTATTTCAAAGCCCAGGAACAAAGTCATGAACTCCCGGGCGGAGCTAAGTATCATCATGCCGGAGGTGGAAAATAGTATCAGGGCATAGTATTCACTAGACCTTAAGTTCATGTTTTCTACGTAATCTTTGGATAGAACAGTAGCCAGGAAGGCGCCGATTAGAAAAATGAGGTTAAAGTAAGCGGCGAAACTGTCTAAAGAGAGAGCGCCGGCGAAGGCGCTTTCAGATTGGTCGAACCTGTTCAGGTTTAGAATAAAGCCAACTGCCAGCCCGAGGAGCGCTATCCAGAAAAGCTGCCTCTTTCCTTCCCCTTTAATTAGAGGATCAACCACTATCAAGATAATGCCCGCGAGTATCAATGAAATTTCCGGGGATATAAGAAGAGTGCTTTTAAAAACTTCAGTTAAATCCATGTAGTTTTGACCTTAGTTTACTGGTGGTTTGGGGCGATTATTTTGAGATTAGGTAGTATGGGTAAGGGTGGATATGTTGTCAAGTTTGGTTCCGCCCGATGTAGGAACACGCAGCGGCGTGTTCAAACTTTACATAGAGGATTATGTACCAAAGTTAGCCTAGTACTTGATGTCTTTTTTCACATGGTCTGGAAAATGCCTAAGCCCGGGCTTCATAGCGTTTTACTTTTATTTTACCGGCCGTCTTTCTGGCTTGGGCAATATCAAATGATGTCTGCATCCTTAGCAGAGTATCCATCTTAAGGCCAAAGGCCTTTTCGAGGCGAAGGGCCATTTCTGGCGACAGGGATGCCTTACCATTTAACAGATGGGACAAGGCTGGTCTGGTCACCCCGAGAACCTGAGAGGCGCTTGTAATGGTCAGGCCTAAAGGTTCTATAACCTCTTCTTTCAGAAAAATGCCTGGATGCGGCGGATCATACATACGCATTGTTTTACCTCCTAATGGTAATCATCAAAATCCAGATCATAAATTTCGTTTTCTTCAGGGTCGTAATGGAAACGCAATCAGGCTGCCGCCGTCGACGGCGATTATCTCACCGGTAATGTAATCGGATTCAACCAAGAATATCACCGCCTTGGCCACATCCTCCGGAGACCCCACTCTCTTTAGAAGGGTGCTATCAATAGCCCGTTTCTTTTCTCTATCGAGGTAGTATGCAGGAAGAAGCACCGGCCCCGGTGCGACGGCATTAACCTGGACATTGGGTGCGAGCGCCTTTGCCATGGTCTTAGTAAGCATTATTACTCCGGCCTTGGAGACACAATAAGGGATATAGTCCTTCCATCCCCTTATTCCGCCGGCGGAGTCGGCGATGTTGATTATCTTTCCGGAGCTCTGTTTGTTCATGGTTATGGCTACTCGCTGAGAGCAGAGAAAAACGCTCTTCAGGTTTACGTCCATGAATAAGTCCCAGTCCTCTTCCGGGATTTCCAGAAACGGGGTGTGAAAGAAAATACCGGCGTTATTCACCAGGATGTCGATACGCCCGAACCGGTTTAGAGCTTTATCCACCAACTTATATACTTCAGGCTTTTTAGAGACATCCGCCTTTACGGCGATAGCCTCTCTTCCCATTTTGCGGATTAACTTCACAACCTCTTTGGCTTCTTCTGCCGAGTGGTTGTAATTGACGACTAGATTGGCGCCTTTCTCGGCCAGGCCGAGGGAAATGGCCCTACCAACACGTCTGGCCCCGCCGGTGACCAGTGCGACTTTGTCTTTGATGTCCATGAGGAAATTAGGTTAACACGAGTTTAAGCAGTACACATGATGAATTAAAACAATTATTCCACGCCTGTCTCATACCTATACCCGGTTAAACGGGAGATCAATCGGGGGTTCACTACTCTCTGCCATGCCCGAATGTTCCCCGCTTACATGGGGACAGGTTTCGCTAATGACATATTGTGACCGGTCATCAAAATTTTACAGATGGTATGGCTCAATTTGAATTGCCGTTACTGCAGAGTGTACTTCAACTTGTCAATTGTTTCTTTAGCCGCGGGATAGTCGGGATATATATCCAAAGCCTTTTGGAATTCTTCGAGCGCCTTCTTCACCATACCCTTAATTAGATAAACACGGCCTAGATTAAAATGGGGATAGTGCCTAGGTTCATAACGTTTAGCCAGAGTGGCCCTTTCCAGCCAGGGAATGGCCTCATCATAATATCCAAGCTCGATTAAATACGCTCCTATATCGTTATAAGGATTTCCAAAATCGGGGTCTGTATCTATGGCCTTTTTGCATTCGGCTATAGCTTCTCGAAGCTTCCCCTGAAAACTGTATGTCCACCCTAGAAAGGTGTACGCCTCGGCTGTCGGATAGGCCTCTATCGATCTTTTATAGAACTCAATGGCCAGGTCTAATTGACCGTTCATTTGATACTGGTAAGCCTGTTGAAAAAGCTCTATTGCCTTTGTTAAAGGGTCTTTTTCGGACATTCCGCTTATATCCCTCCACTTTTTTCATTCTAGCACTCAGGGTAATTTGAGTCAATGTGAAAGCTTAATGTATCGAACGCACACCTGTGCTGAGCACTGTTGAAGCATGTGCGTTCCCTACATCTTATTATTTCATGCTGTCGGGGTCAGGGGGGGTGGGAAGGCCGATGTATCCCCATGCTACCAGAAAGACCAGGCTGATGACTAGGGGAAGCTTATGGTTGTAATCGTAAAGCGCCCCGGCGAGCATCCCTCCTACGGCCGAGCCCAGGAAGCTGGCTAAGTTGTATAGACCGGTGGCGGAGCCTCGGTTCTCCGGCGTCACCCGCTGGGTTAAAAAGGCGGGGAGCAGGGATTGGAAAAGGGTGTGCCCCAGGAAGAAAATGCTCCCGGTTGCGTAAAGCATCCATTTTTGTATTCCTCCGGCCAGATAGACAAGAAAGCTCGATATCATGAAAAACCATCCAGCCCAGGTCGGCAGTCTCAGCTTTCCCTGTCTCTCGGCATGTCGGACATACGGAAAGACGATCAAAGCGCTCGGTATCAAAATCAGGAGGTACACCTTCCAAAGCTCTCCTTCATCGAAACCGCGAAGGGTCCAGCTCAAGGGGTAGATGAAGAAGAACATGTTCAAGCAGAAAGAGACTACGAAGGAGGAAAGATAAAGCTTCTTAACTTCGACACGATTCATCAATCCCCAAAATCGGAATTCCTCCCGTTTGGAGTTGTCCGACTTGATTTCAGGAAAAAAGAGTACGGTAACCAGCATGGTAAATATGCTCAGTCCCGCAAGTATGTAGAAAAGGCTGCTGAAGCCGAAGTGCGCCGCCAGGAATGGGCCGCCCAAAAGACCTACCACAAATGAAACTCCTATAGCTATGCCGCTTATAGTGAACGCCTGGGCCCTCACTTGGGGGCGGGTTAAGTCGCCCAGGGCGGCCATGGCCACCGCGCCTACTGCACCGCATCCCTGGAGGAAACGGGCAAAGATCAGTTGGGTTATGTTGTCGGCTATTCCACAGATGATGCTTCCAAATGCCAGGAGGAAGAGACCGACGAGAATGACGGGTTTTCTCCCGAAACGGTCGCTGGCCCAGCCGAACGGGATTTGGAGTATGCTCTGGGCTAGGGCGTATATGCCGAACGCTATTCCGGCAAGGGTCAGGGTTGCTCCGGGGTATTTTATGGCATATGTGCTGAAAATGGGGAGTATTAGAAATATTCCTAAAAGGCGGAGGGCGATGATCAGGCTGGTTATGGTGACTGCTTCTCTTTCTTGGCGGGTTAGTCTCATTTATCGATATGACTATGTGACGGCTATGAATATGAGCCTGTTAATTTACCACAGTCGGGTTTTAGTTAAAGTAAGTATCTTGATAAACGGGGCAGTTTAAGCCAAAAATCGTGAATTTTCGGATGGTTATAGAGACTTAAAATTATTGACACCCATTCTGCCAAATTGATATAATCAGACTTGGTACAGGCGTTGAGGATCGACCTGCAG
Encoded here:
- a CDS encoding NADH-quinone oxidoreductase subunit N; protein product: MDLTEVFKSTLLISPEISLILAGIILIVVDPLIKGEGKRQLFWIALLGLAVGFILNLNRFDQSESAFAGALSLDSFAAYFNLIFLIGAFLATVLSKDYVENMNLRSSEYYALILFSTSGMMILSSAREFMTLFLGFEIMSVSVYVLSGFNRASVRSAESGIKYLVLGGFSSAILLYGIALVYGASGTIFLDQIASRFDINNPLYIAGTALILAGFIFKIGAFPLHQWVPDIYEGAPVTVTGFMSVGVKAAAFAILIRVLFEGFSGLETNWTQVLWVVSLFTMTIGNLAAVVQTSIKRMLAYSSIAHAGYALIGVVSAYGGKELGLSSVFYYLFAYTFMNLGAFGVLAYLAKEGKECETFDDVSGLWQRKPLTALALGVFMFSLAGIPPTVGFFAKYRVFLSAVKAEFYWLAIIGILNSVISAYYYLRVLVYAYMRDEKVEFPSFKPVSAVALTILTLGTLILGIVPFYSWDLAIKAAGDFLPAFLAK
- a CDS encoding HigA family addiction module antitoxin, translating into MRMYDPPHPGIFLKEEVIEPLGLTITSASQVLGVTRPALSHLLNGKASLSPEMALRLEKAFGLKMDTLLRMQTSFDIAQARKTAGKIKVKRYEARA
- a CDS encoding 3-oxoacyl-ACP reductase family protein, with amino-acid sequence MDIKDKVALVTGGARRVGRAISLGLAEKGANLVVNYNHSAEEAKEVVKLIRKMGREAIAVKADVSKKPEVYKLVDKALNRFGRIDILVNNAGIFFHTPFLEIPEEDWDLFMDVNLKSVFLCSQRVAITMNKQSSGKIINIADSAGGIRGWKDYIPYCVSKAGVIMLTKTMAKALAPNVQVNAVAPGPVLLPAYYLDREKKRAIDSTLLKRVGSPEDVAKAVIFLVESDYITGEIIAVDGGSLIAFPLRP
- a CDS encoding tetratricopeptide repeat protein: MSEKDPLTKAIELFQQAYQYQMNGQLDLAIEFYKRSIEAYPTAEAYTFLGWTYSFQGKLREAIAECKKAIDTDPDFGNPYNDIGAYLIELGYYDEAIPWLERATLAKRYEPRHYPHFNLGRVYLIKGMVKKALEEFQKALDIYPDYPAAKETIDKLKYTLQ
- a CDS encoding MFS transporter, whose amino-acid sequence is MRLTRQEREAVTITSLIIALRLLGIFLILPIFSTYAIKYPGATLTLAGIAFGIYALAQSILQIPFGWASDRFGRKPVILVGLFLLAFGSIICGIADNITQLIFARFLQGCGAVGAVAMAALGDLTRPQVRAQAFTISGIAIGVSFVVGLLGGPFLAAHFGFSSLFYILAGLSIFTMLVTVLFFPEIKSDNSKREEFRFWGLMNRVEVKKLYLSSFVVSFCLNMFFFIYPLSWTLRGFDEGELWKVYLLILIPSALIVFPYVRHAERQGKLRLPTWAGWFFMISSFLVYLAGGIQKWMLYATGSIFFLGHTLFQSLLPAFLTQRVTPENRGSATGLYNLASFLGSAVGGMLAGALYDYNHKLPLVISLVFLVAWGYIGLPTPPDPDSMK